Proteins encoded within one genomic window of Bos indicus x Bos taurus breed Angus x Brahman F1 hybrid chromosome 18, Bos_hybrid_MaternalHap_v2.0, whole genome shotgun sequence:
- the DUXA gene encoding double homeobox protein A, producing MAHLMLLSSDLLVSLSPETMATQCRRSRTSFTEEQLKILVQAFSQNPYPGYTAKQRLAVEINAEESRIQIWFQNRRARHGFLKRPKKNLDPSKDHASPIEKIQEEPGVLQSVENRRCRTSFTSSQLQTLKNAFTENPYPGIDSREQLAEEIGVPESRVQIWFQNRRARLRVQRKRGLEEALYQRQNQGQDL from the exons ATGGCCCATTTAATGCTTCTCTCCTCCGATTTATTGGTCTCTCTCTCCCCAGAGACCATGGCGACACAGTGTAGGCGCAGCCGTACCTCGTTCACAGAAGAGCAGTTGAAGATCCTCGTCCAGGCATTCAGCCAAAACCCTTACCCTGGCTATACTGCCAAACAGAGACTTGCTGTGGAAATCAACGCTGAAGAGTCTAGAATTCAG aTATGGTTTCAGAATCGAAGAGCGAGGCATGGATTCCTGAAGAGACCCAAGAAGAACTTAGACCCAAGCAAAGACCACGCCTCCCCCATAGAGAAGATTCAAG aagagcctggcgtccTACAGTCCGTGGAGA ACAGACGGTGTCGTACCAGCTTCACTTCCTCTCAGTTACAAACTCTTAAGAATGCGTTCACAGAAAACCCTTATCCTGGGATTGACTCCAGAGAGCAACTTGCTGAAGAAATTGGGGTTCCAGAGTCAAGAGTCCAG ATTTGGTTCCAAAACCGAAGAGCCAGACTCCGTGTCCAGAGAAAAAGAGGCCTTGAAGAAGCTCTATACCAAAGACAAAACCAGGGACAGGATCTCTGA